A portion of the Halobacillus ihumii genome contains these proteins:
- a CDS encoding sodium:solute symporter family transporter, whose translation MESLSQGTIWFIGVLLFVYFLFVTWIGRKGSKYSKTMSGFATARGKVNPWIVGASFATTYASANLFIGVPGLAYEYGTAVLWYTLGCFGVSWLGLLFFAKTFFRYGKKFGGVSTLPEWLGRKYNSKTLQVIVGLLILFNVYYIVGQNVGLATIFETVLGIPYMWGVIIGVAITVVYIGLGGAFAQIITDGIQGIFMAFTSVLILFSLLWTIGGGFGVFGELSSRLAGIDPNLVAPISSTGPYNSVLAILAVQFLLFSFVLMPHLLNKVLSLETEEELRPFTLSAGITLFLISTLMVVGGLAARVLLPSLESADKAIPAYLMEAFPPVVVGILIVGIISAILSSTDSLYLGVTTSIGNDIYKVLASFFTKGGGDPQLIDRRSVTVAKVSLVIIGAITLYISLDRPESLSILIQFSFSAIISGIIAPITLGYFWKRANRFGAIAAVIVGVTLYVLFTNQAIIENIYLAMFASSVAGFTVMFIAGVLPERKVEESVQLEKNA comes from the coding sequence ATGGAATCCTTATCACAAGGAACGATTTGGTTTATCGGCGTTTTGTTGTTTGTTTACTTTTTATTTGTTACGTGGATTGGCCGAAAAGGCTCGAAATACAGTAAGACGATGAGCGGTTTTGCAACGGCTCGAGGAAAAGTGAATCCATGGATCGTTGGCGCCAGTTTCGCGACAACTTATGCAAGTGCAAACTTATTTATCGGAGTGCCGGGCCTTGCTTATGAATACGGTACGGCTGTGCTTTGGTACACGCTTGGGTGCTTTGGGGTTTCATGGTTAGGGTTATTGTTTTTTGCCAAAACCTTCTTTCGATATGGTAAAAAATTCGGAGGGGTTTCAACATTGCCTGAATGGTTAGGCCGAAAATACAACAGTAAGACGCTTCAGGTGATCGTTGGTTTGCTTATCTTATTTAATGTGTACTATATTGTAGGGCAAAATGTCGGGCTGGCGACGATCTTTGAAACTGTTCTTGGCATTCCCTATATGTGGGGAGTGATTATCGGGGTAGCGATTACCGTTGTGTATATTGGCTTAGGCGGTGCCTTTGCGCAAATTATTACTGATGGCATCCAGGGGATTTTTATGGCGTTTACATCTGTACTCATTTTATTTTCCCTCTTATGGACAATCGGGGGCGGATTCGGTGTCTTCGGAGAGCTCTCCAGCCGTTTGGCTGGAATCGATCCCAATCTTGTTGCACCTATTTCGTCTACAGGGCCTTACAATAGTGTTCTTGCTATTTTGGCTGTGCAGTTTCTATTATTCAGCTTCGTATTAATGCCGCATCTGTTAAATAAGGTGCTTTCCTTAGAAACAGAGGAAGAATTGCGTCCATTTACACTATCAGCTGGCATTACCTTGTTTTTAATTTCTACATTAATGGTGGTAGGCGGATTGGCGGCTCGTGTGCTGCTTCCATCCTTAGAAAGCGCTGATAAAGCGATCCCAGCTTATTTGATGGAAGCTTTTCCGCCAGTAGTGGTCGGCATTTTAATCGTCGGAATCATATCTGCGATCTTGTCTAGTACAGACAGTTTATATCTTGGTGTGACGACCAGTATCGGCAATGATATTTATAAAGTGCTTGCTTCCTTTTTCACGAAGGGTGGAGGTGATCCTCAATTGATTGATCGTCGAAGTGTAACCGTGGCGAAGGTTTCCCTAGTTATTATTGGGGCGATTACCTTATACATTTCGCTTGACCGGCCAGAGTCGTTATCGATTCTTATTCAGTTTAGTTTCTCCGCGATTATCAGCGGGATTATAGCACCGATTACCTTAGGTTACTTTTGGAAGCGAGCGAACCGATTTGGAGCCATTGCAGCAGTGATCGTAGGCGTAACGCTTTATGTGCTATTTACGAACCAGGCCATTATTGAAAATATTTATTTAGCGATGTTTGCAAGTTCTGTAGCTGGGTTTACGGTTATGTTTATAGCAGGAGTGCTGCCTGAGAGAAAAGTAGAAGAGTCCGTTCAACTTGAAAAAAATGCGTGA
- a CDS encoding acyl-CoA dehydrogenase family protein — MADDHQQGRLEKVIQLRNQFYKRSKEVDQSGGFPHENFADLKKTGYLSWTVPKQYGGLGLNLYEFLQLQEQLAKGDGATALSVGWHLGSILELAENHSWEEATFRDLCQRVVQEQALMNRTATEKGTGSPTRGGIPETQACLQGDHWVINGRKSFASMAEALDYSLVTARIEQTDRVGIFLVDHSQEGVKVEPTWNSASMRGTRSDDLIFQNVTVPSEHFVEEEGERVGPPAPKGWLLHIPACYLGIASAACRYAVDFASTYQPNSLPGPIKEVPEVQRKIGEMELALFQSREILYSVANRWVQQPDQRADMGAELAAVKHIATNQAVHVVDLAMKIVGARSLSRDCPLERYYRDVRSGLHNPPMDDAVIKMFAAKSLQGSQPTVTS; from the coding sequence ATGGCAGATGATCATCAGCAAGGCCGCCTTGAGAAAGTCATTCAGCTTCGCAATCAATTTTATAAGCGGTCCAAAGAAGTGGATCAATCTGGGGGCTTCCCACATGAAAACTTTGCAGATTTGAAAAAAACGGGCTACCTGTCCTGGACTGTACCTAAACAGTACGGAGGACTTGGCTTGAACTTGTATGAGTTTTTACAGCTGCAGGAACAGTTAGCCAAAGGAGATGGAGCTACTGCCTTATCAGTTGGCTGGCATTTAGGGAGTATACTCGAGCTGGCTGAAAATCATAGCTGGGAGGAGGCAACATTCCGTGACCTTTGTCAAAGGGTTGTACAGGAACAAGCTTTAATGAATCGGACCGCCACAGAAAAAGGCACGGGCAGCCCGACGAGAGGAGGGATTCCCGAGACGCAAGCATGCTTACAAGGCGATCATTGGGTGATAAATGGCAGGAAATCGTTTGCATCTATGGCTGAAGCGTTGGATTATTCATTAGTGACGGCCCGTATTGAACAAACAGACCGTGTCGGCATCTTTCTGGTTGATCACAGCCAGGAAGGGGTAAAAGTAGAGCCGACATGGAATTCTGCTTCGATGAGAGGGACGAGAAGTGATGACCTTATTTTTCAAAATGTAACTGTTCCATCTGAACACTTTGTCGAAGAGGAAGGCGAGCGTGTGGGTCCTCCTGCACCGAAAGGATGGCTTCTGCATATCCCGGCCTGTTATTTAGGGATTGCTTCAGCTGCTTGTAGATATGCGGTTGATTTTGCCAGTACTTATCAGCCGAATAGTTTGCCTGGCCCTATTAAAGAAGTGCCAGAGGTGCAGCGGAAAATAGGCGAAATGGAGCTTGCCTTATTTCAATCTCGTGAAATTCTCTATTCTGTAGCGAACCGCTGGGTGCAGCAGCCTGATCAAAGAGCCGATATGGGAGCGGAGTTAGCGGCTGTAAAGCATATTGCAACAAACCAGGCTGTTCATGTCGTTGACTTAGCCATGAAAATTGTTGGGGCACGCAGCTTGTCAAGGGACTGTCCATTGGAACGCTATTATCGGGACGTACGTTCTGGACTGCATAACCCGCCTATGGATGACGCTGTAATAAAGATGTTCGCCGCCAAGTCATTGCAGGGTTCTCAGCCAACTGTCACTTCTTAA
- a CDS encoding DinB family protein → MKGQGFSKKQQVIRHLKDSIDWVQSLNQLPEESWRLPIEEGKWSVAEVIRHLVLWDDFIIHKRLPYLFTSQDFPGTPDVEVMNSKAAIQARDDSKEETVELFKQTRSKLLEQLADIEDIRYEESLSLKSRKESLYDYLKGIMEHDEHHFKQIKQVINEKDA, encoded by the coding sequence ATGAAGGGGCAAGGTTTTTCTAAAAAACAGCAAGTTATCAGGCATCTGAAGGATTCGATCGATTGGGTACAATCCTTGAATCAATTGCCTGAGGAGTCGTGGCGGCTCCCTATAGAAGAAGGGAAATGGAGCGTCGCTGAAGTTATCCGCCATCTCGTTCTATGGGATGACTTTATTATCCATAAACGTTTGCCGTATCTGTTTACTTCTCAAGATTTTCCTGGGACGCCCGATGTGGAGGTTATGAACTCTAAGGCAGCCATCCAGGCTAGGGATGATAGTAAGGAAGAAACAGTAGAGTTATTTAAGCAAACAAGAAGCAAACTTTTGGAACAATTAGCCGACATTGAAGACATTCGATATGAAGAATCGCTTTCATTGAAATCGCGAAAAGAAAGTCTATATGATTATTTGAAAGGAATTATGGAGCACGATGAACACCATTTCAAGCAAATTAAACAGGTTATCAATGAAAAAGATGCCTAG
- a CDS encoding M14 family metallopeptidase, whose translation MQIQVRQGDTFWYYATTFNVPLSLIMDSNPTLSPTALPVGQTVQIPGYRSASYQIKSGDSFDKIAASNRISLDNLLLTNPSTAPDQLQTGQIIQIPTRIMDPIVNGNQNYDFQVLTDHLSQLSELYPFIKRNTIGNSVMGKSLVELQIGRGPKLVHWNASFHANEWITTAIMMEFINEYLLSLTNNEPIRGRVTNPLYDQVTLSIVPMVDPDGVNLVLNGPPEGDFGEEALRINSGNSDFSGWKANIRGVDLNKQYPAKWELEAARKPKKPSPRDFPGNRPLTEPESIAMANLAEKRSFEKVLAFHTQGEVIYWGYEGFEPSRAEEIVDEFARESSYEPVRFVDSYTGYKDWFIKEWRRPGYTVELGHGVNPLPLNQFKEIYNKSRGIFLASIYM comes from the coding sequence ATGCAAATTCAAGTGAGACAAGGAGATACATTTTGGTATTATGCCACCACTTTTAATGTTCCTTTATCGTTAATAATGGATTCCAATCCCACCCTCTCTCCTACTGCTCTGCCTGTCGGGCAAACGGTACAGATTCCTGGTTATCGCTCAGCTAGTTATCAAATAAAGTCCGGAGATTCCTTCGATAAAATTGCTGCATCTAATAGAATTTCATTAGACAACCTGCTCTTGACCAACCCGTCAACTGCTCCTGATCAACTGCAGACTGGGCAAATCATTCAAATTCCAACTCGCATAATGGATCCGATTGTCAACGGTAATCAAAACTATGACTTTCAAGTGCTGACTGATCACTTAAGCCAACTTTCTGAATTATACCCTTTTATAAAAAGAAATACGATCGGAAATAGCGTAATGGGGAAAAGTTTAGTCGAATTGCAAATTGGCCGAGGTCCGAAACTTGTGCATTGGAATGCATCCTTTCATGCTAATGAATGGATTACCACAGCTATAATGATGGAATTTATCAATGAATACCTATTGTCTCTCACGAACAACGAACCCATTCGCGGACGTGTAACGAATCCACTTTATGATCAGGTTACTCTCTCCATTGTTCCAATGGTCGATCCTGATGGAGTAAACCTTGTTCTAAATGGACCTCCAGAGGGAGACTTCGGCGAAGAGGCTTTGCGAATTAACAGCGGCAATTCAGATTTCAGCGGGTGGAAAGCTAATATTCGCGGAGTCGATTTGAATAAACAATATCCTGCTAAGTGGGAACTTGAGGCTGCGCGTAAACCGAAGAAACCTTCACCTCGTGATTTCCCAGGCAATAGACCTCTGACGGAACCCGAAAGTATAGCCATGGCTAATCTGGCTGAAAAACGGTCATTTGAAAAAGTGCTGGCTTTTCACACTCAGGGAGAAGTCATTTATTGGGGATATGAAGGCTTTGAACCTTCAAGAGCAGAAGAGATTGTCGATGAATTTGCTCGGGAAAGCAGCTATGAACCCGTCCGGTTTGTTGATAGTTATACAGGCTATAAAGACTGGTTTATAAAAGAATGGCGTCGTCCTGGCTATACCGTTGAACTGGGACATGGGGTTAATCCACTGCCCCTCAATCAATTTAAAGAAATTTATAATAAATCCCGTGGAATCTTTCTAGCGAGTATATATATGTAA
- a CDS encoding DEAD/DEAH box helicase encodes MKTFEEVGIEKHFVKKLGDQGIAAPTPIQEKTIPQLLAGKDVLAKAQTGTGKTLAFLLPILQKIDVDKNEVQGLIITPTRELAIQITNEAKKLLPTGCNVLAVYGGQDVAAQARKLNGRAHLVVATPGRLLDHVRRKTITLVNVNHVVLDEVDQMLEAGFLTDVADILLQTPESRQTSAYSATISNQVISLSKQYLKSPEKVTVEAESVTLSEIKQLVYETTDRAKQDTLLKIMREHRPYLAVIFCRTKRRAKKLNEALLRQGFESDELHGDLSQAKREKVMKRFREAKIQYLVATDVAARGLDVEGITHVFNYDIPQDSESYIHRIGRTGRAGGKGLAITFIAPKDRQALRVIEKGIGEKLNRRTLDTLSPKKESDRTGSAKSKRSSKRRRR; translated from the coding sequence ATGAAAACATTTGAAGAAGTTGGAATAGAAAAACACTTTGTTAAAAAACTTGGCGATCAAGGAATTGCAGCACCCACCCCCATTCAAGAAAAGACAATTCCTCAGCTGTTAGCAGGCAAGGATGTCCTTGCGAAGGCACAGACGGGAACAGGGAAGACGCTCGCTTTTCTATTACCTATTTTACAAAAAATCGATGTCGATAAAAATGAGGTTCAAGGATTAATCATTACACCAACGAGGGAGCTAGCTATACAAATAACGAACGAAGCAAAAAAACTGCTCCCGACAGGCTGCAACGTTCTCGCTGTATATGGAGGGCAGGATGTGGCGGCACAGGCTCGTAAATTAAACGGACGAGCCCATCTGGTTGTGGCCACGCCCGGGCGTCTGCTTGATCATGTGCGCAGGAAGACAATTACACTTGTTAATGTTAACCATGTCGTCCTCGATGAAGTAGATCAAATGCTTGAAGCCGGTTTCCTTACAGATGTAGCTGACATTTTGCTGCAAACACCTGAAAGTCGGCAGACGAGTGCTTATTCGGCAACGATTTCAAACCAGGTTATTTCCCTTTCAAAACAATATTTAAAGTCTCCCGAAAAGGTTACGGTCGAGGCGGAATCAGTTACATTATCAGAAATTAAGCAGCTTGTTTATGAAACGACTGATCGAGCCAAACAAGATACTTTATTAAAAATCATGCGTGAACATCGCCCTTATTTAGCTGTGATTTTTTGTAGGACCAAAAGAAGGGCTAAAAAGTTGAATGAAGCGCTGCTGAGACAAGGCTTTGAATCTGATGAACTTCATGGCGACTTGTCTCAAGCAAAACGAGAAAAGGTAATGAAGCGTTTCCGTGAAGCAAAAATCCAGTATTTAGTTGCAACAGATGTAGCCGCCAGAGGCCTTGATGTCGAGGGAATTACCCATGTGTTCAACTATGATATCCCTCAAGACTCTGAGAGTTATATTCATCGGATTGGCCGCACAGGACGTGCTGGCGGCAAAGGTCTGGCCATTACATTTATCGCCCCTAAGGATCGTCAGGCTCTTCGGGTTATCGAGAAGGGGATCGGGGAGAAGCTGAACAGACGCACACTGGATACGTTGTCCCCTAAGAAGGAAAGCGATCGAACGGGTTCGGCTAAGTCGAAGCGATCATCGAAACGAAGAAGAAGGTAA
- a CDS encoding class I SAM-dependent DNA methyltransferase codes for MGVEFVDLFNQWASSYDDTVSGKDPEYKEVFEDYDVMLQELADLTTSPVLEFGVGTANLTRKIVAQNKVIAGFEPSKEMRQIANVKCPEAAVYEGDFINFPALQLPVRSIVSSFAFHHLKEDEKRLALGVYYDKLEEGGEVIFIDTIFKDEAHKLSLIKDAEEKGHLNLAQDLQEEYYPYLGDLEQMFLQQGFEVSFKQKNKFAWLIQAKKGD; via the coding sequence ATGGGAGTAGAATTTGTTGACTTGTTTAATCAATGGGCAAGTTCATATGATGATACAGTTTCTGGGAAAGATCCTGAATATAAAGAGGTTTTTGAAGACTATGATGTTATGCTCCAGGAGCTAGCAGATTTAACGACATCCCCTGTCCTTGAATTTGGGGTAGGAACAGCAAATTTGACGAGAAAAATAGTGGCCCAAAATAAAGTGATAGCAGGCTTTGAACCTTCAAAGGAAATGCGTCAGATTGCAAATGTTAAATGTCCTGAGGCTGCTGTTTATGAAGGAGACTTTATTAACTTTCCTGCTTTACAACTGCCTGTGCGTTCAATCGTCAGTTCCTTTGCCTTTCATCATTTAAAAGAAGATGAGAAACGATTAGCATTAGGCGTTTATTATGATAAACTTGAAGAAGGTGGAGAAGTGATCTTCATCGACACTATCTTTAAAGATGAGGCACACAAATTGTCCTTAATAAAAGATGCTGAGGAGAAGGGTCACCTTAACTTAGCACAGGATTTGCAGGAAGAATATTACCCCTACCTTGGAGACTTAGAGCAAATGTTTTTGCAGCAAGGTTTTGAGGTATCGTTTAAACAAAAGAACAAATTTGCTTGGTTAATACAAGCTAAAAAAGGAGACTAA
- a CDS encoding S-ribosylhomocysteine lyase, producing MPMNVESFNLDHTKVKAPYVRLVGVTEGEHGDKIYKYDIRLKQPNKEHMDMPALHSLEHLMAEKSRNHHSRIIDIGPMGCQTGFYLAVLNDDNYENVLQLLENTLKDVLEADEVPACNEVQCGFAASHSLEGAKKLAQELLDKRDEWTEVF from the coding sequence ATGCCTATGAATGTGGAAAGTTTCAACCTTGATCATACAAAAGTGAAAGCACCATATGTACGACTTGTCGGTGTTACAGAGGGTGAACACGGCGATAAAATTTATAAGTATGATATCCGTCTGAAGCAGCCGAATAAAGAGCATATGGATATGCCAGCATTGCATTCTCTAGAACACCTTATGGCGGAGAAAAGCCGTAATCATCACAGCCGTATCATTGATATTGGCCCAATGGGATGTCAAACTGGATTTTATTTAGCAGTGCTGAACGATGATAACTATGAAAATGTGCTTCAATTGCTGGAAAACACTTTGAAAGATGTGCTTGAAGCAGATGAAGTTCCAGCCTGTAATGAAGTACAATGCGGGTTCGCAGCAAGTCATAGCTTAGAAGGTGCGAAAAAGCTTGCGCAAGAATTGTTGGATAAACGTGATGAATGGACAGAAGTCTTTTAA
- a CDS encoding PLP-dependent cysteine synthase family protein produces MAYVKNVQSLIGDTPMIELTHSSIPNQARIFAKLEFMNPGGSVKDRLGLKLIEDALERGLLKSGGTIIEPTAGNTGIGVALAAIGRGFRVMFVTPEKFSQEKQTLMRALGAEVVNTPTEDGMRGAIKRAEELCEETPDSFSPQQFNNGANPDTYYETLGPEIYNDVNGEIDVFIAGAGTGGTFMGTARYLKKQSDSIKTVIVEPEGSILNGGEPGSHRTEGIGMEFLPFYMEKEYFNAIHTIPDQVAFDRVRELALNEGLLVGSSSGSAFEAALKEAEQAKPGTKIVTIFPDSSERYLSQGIYEE; encoded by the coding sequence ATGGCTTACGTTAAAAACGTACAATCATTAATCGGCGACACTCCGATGATTGAATTAACTCACTCATCGATTCCAAATCAGGCACGTATTTTTGCTAAGCTTGAATTCATGAACCCAGGCGGCAGTGTAAAAGACCGTCTGGGTTTAAAGCTGATTGAGGATGCACTGGAACGAGGTTTATTAAAGTCTGGTGGAACGATTATTGAACCGACTGCAGGTAATACCGGGATCGGTGTAGCCCTTGCCGCGATAGGCAGAGGGTTTCGCGTTATGTTTGTAACTCCAGAGAAGTTTAGTCAGGAAAAACAAACCTTGATGAGAGCTCTTGGAGCGGAAGTAGTGAATACACCGACTGAAGATGGGATGCGGGGTGCGATCAAGCGAGCGGAAGAGCTTTGTGAGGAAACCCCTGATTCTTTTAGTCCGCAGCAGTTCAATAATGGTGCTAACCCAGATACGTACTATGAAACACTAGGGCCAGAAATCTATAATGACGTAAATGGCGAAATAGATGTGTTTATAGCTGGGGCCGGGACAGGTGGCACGTTTATGGGAACGGCTCGTTATCTTAAAAAGCAGAGCGATTCCATCAAAACGGTCATTGTTGAGCCAGAAGGTTCGATTTTAAATGGCGGGGAGCCTGGGTCCCATCGAACAGAAGGAATTGGAATGGAATTTTTGCCTTTTTATATGGAGAAGGAATATTTTAATGCGATTCACACGATCCCGGACCAAGTAGCTTTTGACCGGGTACGAGAACTTGCTCTTAATGAAGGGCTTCTTGTGGGTAGTTCTTCGGGTTCAGCTTTTGAAGCAGCACTAAAGGAAGCTGAACAAGCGAAACCAGGAACGAAGATTGTTACGATTTTCCCTGACAGCAGCGAGCGATATTTAAGTCAAGGGATTTATGAGGAGTGA
- a CDS encoding bifunctional cystathionine gamma-lyase/homocysteine desulfhydrase codes for MRKKTQLIHGGITGDEKTGAVSVPIYQVSTYAQDGVGQHRGYEYSRTGNPTRFALEELIKELEGGHAGFAFGSGMAAITAVLMTFNQGDHVVFTDDVYGGTYRLVSNVINRFGLEASFVDTSDVENIKAAITDRTKAIYVETPTNPLLKITDLKKVSELSKEKDLTFIVDNTFSTPYWQNPIDFGADIVLHSATKYLGGHSDVVAGLVVVNSQKLAEDVHFVLNSSGGILGPQDSWLLMRGIKTLGVRMEEIEDNTRQFIEFLQGLPEVTNIYYPGLEDHKGYDVHSQQARGSGGMISFDVGSGEKADRVLKNTSFFTLAESLGAVESLISVPAKMTHASIPAERRGELGITDGLVRVSIGLEDIEDLKEDFLQALRK; via the coding sequence ATGAGAAAGAAAACACAGCTGATTCACGGCGGAATTACTGGAGACGAGAAAACAGGCGCGGTTTCTGTACCTATTTACCAAGTAAGCACCTATGCTCAAGATGGTGTGGGCCAGCATCGCGGCTATGAATATTCAAGAACGGGCAATCCGACAAGATTTGCCCTTGAAGAATTGATTAAGGAACTCGAAGGCGGACATGCTGGTTTCGCTTTTGGTTCTGGGATGGCTGCTATCACAGCCGTATTAATGACATTCAATCAAGGTGATCATGTCGTTTTTACTGATGATGTGTATGGCGGTACCTATCGCCTCGTTTCTAATGTAATCAATCGTTTCGGATTGGAAGCAAGCTTTGTAGATACAAGTGATGTAGAAAACATTAAAGCCGCTATTACAGATCGCACAAAAGCTATTTACGTTGAAACGCCAACCAACCCGCTTTTGAAGATCACCGACTTGAAAAAAGTGTCTGAGCTTTCCAAGGAAAAAGATCTGACGTTTATTGTCGATAATACGTTCAGCACACCTTATTGGCAAAATCCGATTGACTTTGGAGCGGATATCGTGCTTCATAGTGCCACGAAATATCTTGGAGGACACAGTGACGTTGTAGCTGGTTTAGTTGTTGTCAATTCACAAAAATTAGCTGAAGATGTACATTTTGTTTTAAATTCTTCAGGAGGTATTCTAGGACCTCAGGACTCCTGGTTACTGATGCGCGGCATCAAAACACTTGGTGTTCGCATGGAAGAGATTGAGGACAACACGCGTCAATTTATTGAATTTCTGCAAGGACTCCCGGAAGTAACCAACATTTATTACCCAGGTCTTGAGGATCATAAAGGATATGATGTTCACAGCCAACAAGCTCGTGGAAGCGGCGGTATGATTTCCTTTGATGTTGGAAGCGGCGAAAAAGCAGACCGAGTTCTCAAAAACACTAGCTTTTTCACATTAGCGGAAAGCCTTGGAGCTGTAGAAAGTTTAATATCAGTTCCCGCTAAAATGACTCATGCGTCGATTCCTGCAGAGCGCAGAGGCGAATTGGGAATTACCGATGGTTTAGTAAGAGTATCCATCGGGCTGGAAGATATCGAGGATTTAAAAGAGGACTTTTTACAAGCGTTACGTAAATAA
- a CDS encoding TraR/DksA C4-type zinc finger protein, with product MDYTHYKKQLEERKREIEQQLIDNNHFGLERGMASGRSSGELSQYDNHPADSGTDLYEREKDMALLTHLEDELSEISYSLKQIEQGTYGICEVTGKAIPPERLEAIPTARTIQAAGDQHVAGDRPVEEDVLHELEWDDGNDSYEEVASFNDSGMTYEGSSLMEADENSGYVEEFEPFVSTNIEGYTGSDQVNFQRNEYYEKYMDEQDEEQSE from the coding sequence ATGGATTATACACATTATAAAAAGCAATTGGAAGAACGAAAAAGAGAAATTGAACAGCAATTAATCGATAATAACCATTTTGGACTGGAGCGCGGTATGGCAAGCGGACGGTCATCTGGTGAATTATCACAGTATGATAACCACCCGGCTGATTCGGGAACAGACCTATACGAGCGGGAAAAAGATATGGCACTGTTAACCCACTTAGAGGATGAGCTATCAGAAATATCCTATTCCTTAAAGCAAATCGAACAAGGCACGTATGGGATTTGTGAAGTAACTGGAAAAGCGATCCCTCCTGAGAGACTGGAAGCGATCCCGACTGCCCGTACCATACAGGCTGCGGGGGATCAGCATGTTGCTGGTGACCGCCCGGTGGAAGAGGATGTCCTTCATGAATTGGAGTGGGATGATGGAAATGACAGCTATGAGGAAGTCGCTTCTTTTAACGATAGTGGTATGACCTATGAAGGGTCTTCATTAATGGAGGCTGACGAAAATTCGGGGTATGTGGAGGAATTTGAGCCGTTTGTTTCAACAAATATCGAGGGATATACTGGCTCAGACCAAGTGAATTTCCAGAGAAATGAGTATTATGAAAAATATATGGACGAGCAAGACGAGGAGCAATCAGAATGA
- a CDS encoding Lin0512 family protein, translated as MDQVMFIQTGTGTDVHGQNITKASIRAVKNAIHSNSMPGIRLSLPNQSLDEMKIHVKLALPTDDKLDEEEVKQAIPYGQVTLEKTQGGMLTSSRIFLEDKEDKNDMMYIVNAAVEVGY; from the coding sequence ATGGATCAAGTTATGTTTATTCAAACCGGAACAGGGACTGATGTTCATGGTCAAAATATAACAAAAGCTTCTATTCGGGCCGTGAAAAATGCTATTCATTCTAATTCGATGCCTGGAATTAGACTCTCATTGCCTAACCAATCTCTCGATGAAATGAAAATTCATGTCAAACTTGCTTTGCCTACAGACGATAAGCTTGACGAAGAAGAAGTGAAACAGGCTATACCGTACGGCCAGGTCACATTGGAAAAAACACAAGGCGGTATGCTGACATCCAGCAGGATTTTCTTAGAAGATAAAGAAGACAAAAATGATATGATGTATATTGTGAACGCAGCCGTTGAAGTCGGATACTGA
- a CDS encoding GNAT family N-acetyltransferase, translated as MIRRLTSQDNLQCQQLLSAKPAENLFIIGDIENFGYEQDFHKLWGDFAEEGQLQAILLKYHNNYIAYADDSFNAEGFAAIINGDPEFMQLSGLQEITEKILPHIKNGNVRTRELYYAKCDDADKLNPDFDINLVKQACVEDVPRLVALQNQISEFEQDSSREDSIRRGMEQKSARSYYIEEQDVMISSASTTAENSKSAMVVGVCTHPHYKRQGLASSCMHKLCQDLLAEGRMLCLFYDNPEAGSIYKRLGFEDIGMWMMHIFEKVKEPSAIS; from the coding sequence ATGATTCGCAGGCTTACTTCCCAAGATAACCTGCAATGTCAGCAGCTTTTATCCGCAAAACCAGCCGAAAATTTATTTATTATTGGCGATATCGAAAATTTTGGTTACGAACAGGATTTCCACAAATTGTGGGGAGATTTTGCAGAAGAGGGGCAATTACAGGCTATTCTGTTAAAGTATCACAATAATTACATTGCCTATGCAGACGACTCTTTTAATGCCGAGGGCTTTGCAGCTATTATTAACGGTGATCCAGAATTCATGCAGTTATCGGGACTCCAGGAAATCACTGAGAAAATCCTTCCCCATATTAAAAACGGAAATGTTAGAACCCGTGAATTATACTACGCCAAATGTGATGACGCCGATAAGTTGAATCCAGATTTCGATATTAATCTGGTTAAACAAGCATGCGTAGAAGATGTTCCGCGACTTGTAGCATTACAAAATCAGATCTCTGAATTTGAACAGGATAGCAGTCGTGAAGACAGCATCAGAAGAGGTATGGAGCAAAAGTCAGCAAGAAGTTATTACATTGAGGAGCAGGACGTAATGATTTCAAGTGCCTCTACAACTGCCGAAAATTCGAAGTCAGCAATGGTTGTTGGCGTATGCACTCACCCTCATTACAAACGTCAGGGGCTGGCGAGCTCCTGCATGCATAAATTATGTCAGGATTTATTAGCAGAAGGGAGAATGCTCTGTCTCTTTTATGATAACCCCGAAGCAGGATCGATCTATAAAAGGCTTGGCTTTGAGGATATCGGCATGTGGATGATGCATATTTTTGAAAAAGTAAAAGAACCTTCAGCTATTTCATAA